The segment AGCGTGCCGATCGTCTCGCCAGTATCCTTCATGCGGAGCTGGGACCGGACGTGCAGCAGCTGCGGCGTCTCCTCGAAATGCACCTCAAATACCGACAGGCCTTGGTATGTCAAGGGGCCGTTGACGTAGATCGTCTGTTCCTTCAATTTTTCCAGCGTGGGCTCTACGCTCGGATTGTCGCAATTATCCACGCATTCATAGAGAACTGCATCTGTTTCGAAAGACTTCTCAATCGTCAGATTTCGCCTCTGAAAATCGGGTGTCAGCTCATCGTAATCATAATACTCCACTCGAAAATCTTTATTTTCCAAATAATATTTCGTTCCGGGAATTTGCGCGATCTTTCCTTCCCTTACCGGCACATAATCAACTTCCCAGGCCGTCATACTGCGAAGCAGGACAGCGAGCAAAAATATAATCAAGCCTATATGGTTGATATAGGGCCCCCATCTGCTGAAGCGGTACTTTTCGGCAAGCAATGCCGATCCTTCGCGGTGCACGCGATAATGCCGCTTGCGAAGAAGCTGTTCGAACTTCTCGGTCCATTCTTCCTCCGTCTCGCCCTGAGCAAGCTCCAGTCTGGTCTGATGACTCACCTTCTGCCTTTGGATAAAGGATAAATGCTTGCGGATCTTCTGCTTCTTCAATGCCCGGTAGAGCGGCAGCACACGATCCAGACTGCATACGACCAGAGAAGCCCCGATCAGCACGAGCAGTCCTTGAAACCAGAACGATCCATACGTATCATGCAAACCCAGCATATAATAGATCTTACCTGGCGTTCCATATTGCGTCTCGTAATATTGCGCCAAATCAATGTTGCCTACAAAGACGTTCTGCTGCGGGTAAATGGTTCCGAGCGAGGCTCCGATCAGTGTGATCAGGATAAGCCATACCGCAACCTTTACGGAGGACAAAAAGCTCCAGATTTGATCGATCCAGTTCTTCTGCTGTTTCTGCGAACGGCGGGCAACGCCGTCATAGCGCATCTCCAGCAGTTCCGTGCCGTTCTCATCCTGCTGCGGCTTGCCGCATGACTCGCACAGCACGGTTCCGACCGGATTCTGGTGTCCGCACTCGCACTTTGTGTTTTCTATCATGATGGGCCTCCCGGCTGTCCTTTCACGCCGATTTTATTCAATGCCGACAACAGGATGGGTTCGGTCATCTCGCCTATGACGATCTCCTGAATGATCCCTTCCCGATCAATGAAGAACGTAGTTGGAAAATACAGAACGCCATACCGCTTCCTCACCACATCTTTGTCAAGCAAAATGTGAAAGGATACGCCTGTTTCCCGCACGAAGCTCCGCACCGAAACCTGCGTTTCATTCAGATTGACGCCGATCACTTTCAGGCCTTCGTCCACATGTTCTTGATGGAAATGCTCAAGCAATGGCATCTCCCGAACACAAGGCTCGCAGAAGGTGCCCCAGAAGTTCAGGACGATCGGCTGTCCCTTGTAGGAAGACAGGGAATAAGCCTGTCCGTCCAGACCGTCCAGCGTAAAGTCGACCATGGCGTCGCCCTTCTCCGGCGGTTTCTCCTCTTGACTGAATAAGCTGCCGCCAATCGCCAGAAAGCCAGCGATTACGATCCCGCCCAAGATCAGCACTTGTAACCATTTTTGTTTGCGAATCATTCTTCATCACCTAACAGTAATTATAGCGAAAAAAGCGGCAGAAGCCGCCTCCCGATTTGTGAAAGTTATGTGTCTGTGTCTAGCTTTTGGCCGCCGGGTCTGCCGGCCATATCGAGCAGTTCCTTCACCTCTTGCTTCGTCAAGTGGCGATACTTGTTGCGCGGGACTCCCTCCAGTGTCAGGAAGCCGAAGCGCACCCTCCTCAGCT is part of the Xylanibacillus composti genome and harbors:
- the resB gene encoding cytochrome c biogenesis protein ResB, which encodes MIENTKCECGHQNPVGTVLCESCGKPQQDENGTELLEMRYDGVARRSQKQQKNWIDQIWSFLSSVKVAVWLILITLIGASLGTIYPQQNVFVGNIDLAQYYETQYGTPGKIYYMLGLHDTYGSFWFQGLLVLIGASLVVCSLDRVLPLYRALKKQKIRKHLSFIQRQKVSHQTRLELAQGETEEEWTEKFEQLLRKRHYRVHREGSALLAEKYRFSRWGPYINHIGLIIFLLAVLLRSMTAWEVDYVPVREGKIAQIPGTKYYLENKDFRVEYYDYDELTPDFQRRNLTIEKSFETDAVLYECVDNCDNPSVEPTLEKLKEQTIYVNGPLTYQGLSVFEVHFEETPQLLHVRSQLRMKDTGETIGTLDLDIQNPQDVYTVGDYTLRVIGYYPDVSFKDGRLVTLSKDPNAPAFVFLIEGPGLAEDGHVHVYMVRPVDQVQYQQEQLNEAAGSPFAIGVASMEDLVISEYTTYFNVKQERTMPFIWTGATISMIGLILGFYWHHRRIWMRIDNGVLTIGAHTNKNWFGIRQELTAALNKAGVEVDAKTLANEVNGS
- a CDS encoding redoxin domain-containing protein, encoding MIRKQKWLQVLILGGIVIAGFLAIGGSLFSQEEKPPEKGDAMVDFTLDGLDGQAYSLSSYKGQPIVLNFWGTFCEPCVREMPLLEHFHQEHVDEGLKVIGVNLNETQVSVRSFVRETGVSFHILLDKDVVRKRYGVLYFPTTFFIDREGIIQEIVIGEMTEPILLSALNKIGVKGQPGGPS